CTCATCTACACTGAGCACTTTTCCTACACTCACCACCTTCCCATCAATCACAAGCCCTGGCGTACTCATGACACCATACTCCATGATCTTTGTTATATCTTCAACCTTTTCTACCTGAGCAAATTTGCCACTTTGCGCAACCGCTTTTTTTACATTCTCCTCGAGTGCCCTGCACTTCGCACACCCTGTTCCTAAAATATCTATTTTCATTTACGCTCCTTTTAACTCTTTTTCTATTCTTGGAAGAAGTCTTCTTTTTATCTCCTCTTTTGTAGCCACAAAGGCTTCATAAGGTTTTCCATCAGGATCTGCAAATCCTTCATGAATCGTTTTTGTCTCTCCAGGAAACACGGGACAACTCTCTTTTGCATTATCACACACAGTCACGACCAAGTCAAAAGGTGCATATTCCATCACCTCTTCAATACTCTTTGAATGATACCTCTCATCCCAAGCTCCCTCTTCTTGCAAAACCTTTTTGGCATGGGGATTGATACGGCCACTAGGATTGCTGCCAGCGCTCAAAGCCTCTATTCCTTGAGGTTTGAGATACTTATTGACAAGTCCTTCTGCGATAATAGATCTGCAGCTATTACCTGTACAAAGAATTAACACCCTTTTCATAATTTACATTCTCCTGAGAGTTTTTCTAATTTTGGCAGCTCTAACGGCAGAACTCTTATTTCTTCAAGAGCCTCACTTCTAAAGCGATCAAGTGGCCTGCGCACTGCATAGTAGCTCCAGCGTCCCTTCCTTTGGCTGTGCAAAAATCCAGCATCTTTGAGGATTTTCAGGTGGCGTGAGAGGCGAGATTGCAACATTCCAAAAGAGGCTTCAAGGTCGCATACACACAAAGGCCCATGCATGTCAATGAATTTGAGAAGCTTTACTCTCGTCTCATCATACAAAGCACCAACTGTGCGTAAAAAATCCTCCATAGCTTCCATTTCTTATCCTTTTGCAAAGAGATTATAACCAATAGAACTATTTATATCAAGATATATTGATATATTAATAGATAAACTATTGCTTTTTTCCTTTAATTTTCTCTAACCATTCTTGCAACTTCTTTTCAAATCCTATTCCACTACTTTGATAAAATTGCATCTTCTTACTCATATACTCTTGCTCT
The Nitratiruptor tergarcus DSM 16512 genome window above contains:
- a CDS encoding thioredoxin family protein — protein: MKIDILGTGCAKCRALEENVKKAVAQSGKFAQVEKVEDITKIMEYGVMSTPGLVIDGKVVSVGKVLSVDEIVKLLG
- a CDS encoding arsenate reductase ArsC yields the protein MKRVLILCTGNSCRSIIAEGLVNKYLKPQGIEALSAGSNPSGRINPHAKKVLQEEGAWDERYHSKSIEEVMEYAPFDLVVTVCDNAKESCPVFPGETKTIHEGFADPDGKPYEAFVATKEEIKRRLLPRIEKELKGA
- a CDS encoding metalloregulator ArsR/SmtB family transcription factor, which gives rise to MEDFLRTVGALYDETRVKLLKFIDMHGPLCVCDLEASFGMLQSRLSRHLKILKDAGFLHSQRKGRWSYYAVRRPLDRFRSEALEEIRVLPLELPKLEKLSGECKL